GCGCTGGAAGAGGCACGGAATCGAGACAATCGCACATTTGCGCTCTGCAGTGCTTAATAAAAGAACTGGCAATATATTAGAGGCTGCCAAAATTGCAGCGTGATTCCGTAAATCTGACATGCACCCCCCCGCGACTGACCACTTGCCTTTCGCTTACCCTCGCTTTATACTTTACTTGATATGGACTTGCCAGGACTTATAGATTCCCACATTCATCTTACCGACTTTGATCCGGGCACCGATATCGCTGCGCTGGTAAGCCAGGCATTTGAAAATGGCGTCACCCATATGGTCTGCAACGGGACGTCGGAGGCGGACTGGACACAAGTGCAGCGGGTGGCCGAGGAGTGCCCGGGCGTTATCCCATGTTTCGGGCTGCATCCCTGGTTTGTAGTGCGCAGGTCCAAAGAGTGGCTCTCTATATTGGAGAAGCTGGTACGGGACCATAAGTGCGGAGTAGGGGAGACGGGGCTTGACCGGTGTGCGGATCTGCTGGATAAGGACGCTCAGGAAGAGGCTTTTCGCGCTCAGCTTGATCTCGCATACAGATACGATAGGCCTGCAATGGTCCACTGTGTCAGGTCCTGGGGATGGCTTATGGACGTGCTCCGTAGCACGCAGAGGCTTCCCAGAATGGTGGTTCATGCCTTTGGCGGGTCGACTGACATGATAAAGTGCCTTGCTGATATGGGCGCGTACTTCTCATTTTCGGCGACAGTGTTAAACGATAACTTCAAACGCGCTCGCACTGCACTTTTTGCTGCGCCGCCGGACAGGCTGCTTGTCGAAACTGACGCGCCGAACATGGTCCCCCCAGAGCCGTTTCGCGTTTACAGGCTCACCGGCATCAGCGGTGAGATGAACCATCCGGCGAATCTGGCGACGATCACTAACGGAATTGCCGATCTGCTCGGCGAAGAACCTGATGCGCTCAGAGAACTATTATGGAGCAACGCCCGTGAGTTTCTGGGCGATCTTATTAAACAATGACTCAGCCGAATGAACGCTTTACAAGAATAGAACTGATGCTTGGGGCAGACGCCTGCGCCAGGCTCAGGGACTCGTCCGTAACTGTGGTCGGGCTGGGAGCCGTCGGCAGTTATGCCGTTGAGGGTCTCGCTCGAGCGGGAGTCGGCAGGCTCAGGCTTGTGGACTTCGACAAGGTCTCCACCAGCAATATCAATCGTCAACTGCTGGCCCTAACATCCACGCTTGGCCAGGACAAGTGCGAGGTCGCGCGCGAACGTGTGCTGGACATTAATCCTGATTGCAAGGTCGAGGCTATCTGTAATTTTCTGGACGGCGAGACGGCGCTTGACCTCATCGGTGAGTCGCCTGACCTTGTGATAGATGCGATAGATGCGCTGAACCCGAAAGTCGAGCTGATATCGGCAGTGAGAAACAGAGAAATTCCGCTTATCTGCTGCCTTGGAGCTGCGCTCAGGTCCGATCCGACCATGATCCGCATAAATACACTCGAACATGTGCATCACTGTCCACTCGGGCGCGCAGTCCGGCAGCGGCTAAGACGGCGGGGCATGCCGATTGACTTTGCATGTGTCTTCTCTGATGAGCCCCTGCCCAGACCGCTTCCCATAGCGCCGCCTATAGAAATAATTAATGAAGACCATATAATCAGTCGAGGCAGAGCCAGAAACACTCTGGGCAGCATGCCCACCATTACCGGCATGTTCGGTCTTACTGCTGCTAATTTGGCTATCACAATGCTAGCCGCCGGGCCCGATTACCTCAACACGTGTGCCGACAGGAGTCATTGCATATAGCGCGCGGGCGTCATACTCGGTCAAGCGGTTACAGCCCGATGATGCAGGTCCGCCTAGATACTCATACATGTCGGGGCTGGTGGCGTGGATAAAATGTCCACCGAGATATCGCATCGCATACGGCATCGGGACATCAAACAGGCGCGACCAGTAGTTAGGAATCTTATCCAGCACTCTGAAGACTCCGGCATGATCATGAGGTATGTTCAAATGCCTGCCGGGCGGCATCCACAAGTAGTTGCGCGATGAGCTGGAGATATACACATGGGTGATCCCATGATTGCTCTGTATATACAGTCGCTGGTCTGATCGGTCGTGCAGGTCGAGATAAATACCGTCGGCAAATCTATAAGCCATGACTGCAGGTCGAAAAGCATAGTTGCGTTCATCTGTCGCAGCAGGCTGACCCGACTCATCATATCCATCTATTGCGATAATCATTTCGATGGAGTCGACCCATGGCACTGTCCAGTTTACTCTGCTTTCATTTGCCGGGACGTTGTCTGCGATGACTATTTCAAAATCTCCTCTTGATGTTTCTCCGAGAGGCGTTCGAGTCCCATAGGCAATTACACGTATGCTATCAATTCCGATGGCATGCCAAGTTATCGTATATGTTACACCTTCGATCATTGCCTGGCGGTTCGGACCGGTTAATGACAGCACTTGTCCAAGCCCCGGAGCCGCTGATGCAATGATCCACAATAAAATCATCACGGCTCTCATCGCTGCACCTCCTATTAATTTTACCCGGAATCGGGCATAAATGCCGAAGCAGACAGACATATGCCGAAAAGACTGAACAATTTTTTATGTTAGCCTGCTAAAAATGCGAGGTTTGGCACGATTCTTGCCGATATAAAGAATGAGAAAATCATCTTTTCTCCTTCCTTAAAGTGTTGTGGCTTATATCCGCTTTGAGAGCATACAGCTCTACAAACGGCCCGTCAGCGATATTGTTGACGGGATTTCTTTTTGTACGGGGTAGTTTTAGAATGAAAGGTTAATTCCTATATCAATGGCTGCTGCCTTGGGTGAGCCGCCGCTCAGAAAATCCGCGGATGCGCCGATGTGCCAGGTCTGCGCATATGAGCCGATCTCCAGTCGACTTTCAGAGGGGTAATAACAACAATACGGGATCCAATTGCGCTGCTGAGGCCATGCAGCGCCAAACTTTGGAAGAGTCGTATATCCCTTTTGCCAGGTCAGTCCCATAATCTTGTACGGAGTTGTATGAGTCTGGACTACTCCGAGATTTATGACACGACCCACGCCCATGCTCTTGTCTTCTTTCCAACCGGCTCCCGACATAGCGAAGTAGTCATGCAGAAAACCATCAGGGTCTTCAAATACGTTTGGAGACGACACATAGTCATCTTCTACGACGGCCTGTCTCCACGATACCTGTCCCAAAAGACCTTCCACAGACATCAGAAACCGCATCTTGTTCTTAAGATTACCGGTTACCCGGCAGTCCAAAGCCCATCCACGGCCCGAAACTCCGTCCTTGGCGGCGCTCGCTCTCAGCGTCCTTATCATTCCTGTATAGTTGTCTCCGTCAACATTGCCGACAACACTGCGTGCGAGCATGTCTGATGTCGTGATGTAGCGCGCATAGACCTCGCATGTTCCTGAAGAGCCTCCTCGCTCATAAGAAAACGCCCGCCCGAGAGCATACCAGGAGGCCTGCACTCTGTATCCATTGGCTTCCGGCTCGTATGTGCGACCTGTAGCGTCAATTGAATGAAGGTCAATCCACAACTGTCCGGCATCCCTATTGCCGTTGTATTCACTGTATTGACCCTGACCGGCAGAAAAAATCCAGTCTCCCCGGTAAACTCGAACCCATTGCGAAAGTCCCCACCTCGCATATACCGAGCTTACGTCGAGATTGCGTGGAGCGTAGTTGTCATCATTGAACTGGCCTAGAGGAATGGCGTTGTTATCGGCAAAAGCGGAAGCGGCGCATTCGGTCCGACCGGTGTCATCGAGTCCGTTAACGCAAGAAAGCAAAAGATCGTCCCGGGCGAACACATTCGGGAGAGTCATATCAACTGCAGCGACACGGACCGGCATAAATACTAGTGCGATGAAGAAAAAACTCAAATGAAAATAGTAATGCATTATACAACTCATAAATGGGATGCCGGGCGATATCAAATCGCCCGGCATTTATAGCCTGTTACTCAGGTAGATATTCGTGCGTGTCGTCGGTAAATGTGATTTTGAGCATTCCGTTTTCTTTGCTTATATCAGCAACCTTTGCGGCGTCTACAGTCACTTCTCCGACAAGTCCCGCGCCAATTGTGAATTTGACTCCGTCCTGGTTTGTAAGTTCCAGAGTCGGGTTCTTGGCATCTCCTCCGGAGTCAATTTGTGTGGAGCCGCTGCCGGTCAGATATGCGGTTCCCCAACCCAGCTTGTTCACGGTGCACGTAGCGTTTCCGCCTCCGTCAAGGTTGAACTCCAGGTTTGCTTCATAAGCGCGGTAGCTATCTCGGGTAATCTCTCCCACTATTGTGACAGATCCTTGGGCGGTATTAACCGAAGCATCGGCTGTAGGATTATCGCACTTGCCTTCAATAGTGCCTGAGAAGTCAAGTTTGGTATCCGAGTTGTTGTAACCGCCGCTGAGTTTTACGTAATCAGGCACAGCCGCATTGCCTTTGCTGCCTGTCTTTATCTGTGCGGTCGCTGTAAGACCGCCTGATACGCCTACCGTTTGCGTGCCGTTCTTGATTGTCAGCGAAAGACCTGTGGCATTAAGGCCAGTGGGAAGAATGTCGCCATCATCTGTGACACTGCTGCTCACTGTTGCGCTGATATTTCCCTTGAGTTCGACCGACTTCGTTCCTGAACTGGCAGAAATCGATGCGCCGGAAAGACTTATTGTTTTGGGAATTGACTGTGCATATCCATTGATCGTTACCACCTGCATTGTCTCACTGAAGTCTCCAGACAGCGAAGCTGTTATCGACCCGCCTGTTACTGTACAAGACGCCCCACTCATCGCCAGACTGGTCGGGTAGTCATATATAGTGGTGTCTTTCTGGGCCCCGCTTGGAACTGCTGAAAGGAAGTTGGCGACAAAATTGCCTTTGGCGTTAACCTCAGCGGACGTCAACGTGCCGTTAAACTGAATAGCGGTATAGGCAGACTTGTTCGCGCCGGTAGCGCTCACAACGCCGCTAAAGGTGATCGGAGTTGTAATCTTGCTGTCCTTGATCGAAACAGAGACGTTGGCACTCGGATTTGTCACATCCAGTATGGATTCGTCCAGCCCGACCACCTTGTAGTACATCGTGCCGTCATTTGACGATGTCTGAACCACCTGCCAAGTGGTCGAAGTTGGCTGAGTCGCCACAACAGTATATGTGACGCCGCTGTCGGTCAACTTGATTGTAATCCTGCCGGTGGCGTCATATGCAGGATTTTTTGTGATCTCGATCCATGACCAGCCCCAGGCCTCCTCATGAAGTGTCGCCTGATAGCCTTTGCCCATTTCCAGATCAGTGATGCTCTTGCTGTCGTAGTCGTAGTCGGATGTGTATAGTTCGCCAAAAAACGCAGGCATGAGCAGCTTGCTCATTCTGCTGCCGAGCTGTTCATACTTTTCTGCAACCTCGTCGAGAGGAGCATAGTCAATGGCGCTCGCACATGCGTTATAGACGGATTTCAGGTTAGGGCTTTCCTCATTCAACAGCGTTGCCCAAGGCATAGCGACCTCTTTCATCTGCTGAACGGCATTCTTTGCCTTTACCAGTGCGTTATAGATCTTCTCAGCACCTTTGGCTATCAAGCCTGCGAGTTTCTCGCTGTCCAGATTGCCTTTGGCTCCAAAAGTTTCACCGGATATCAATCCCCCGCCCAGAGAGACGTCGGCATCGGAATGAGCAGCCAGATAAGACTCGGCCTCGGCTTTCACTGCATCGAATGTGTCGCTGTCGATTACAGTGCCTGTCTTGTAGTGCGCTTCACTGATTGCTTCAGAGGCTAACGTAGTCGCTGCGTCGGCTACGTAGGTTGCATTGCCCTGAGGAACCGTCGGGATAATAGTTGACATGCGATAGTTCTTGTCTCCTATCTTTCCGGTTATTACTACCACGACACTAAGCCCGGATGTTACATTTACAGTCCCGAACCCATTACTGTCGATTGTACCGGTATTAGGTAGAAGCTCGCCCGTCGCAAAATTATAGACCTGTATGGTAGCTCCCGCATCCAGCTTTGCGTTGATTGTAGTCTCTGCGCGGCTTTCCGCTGTAGTGCTTCCTATTGCTGTATCAGCTCCGATAGTCAATGTGACTCCCGGGTTTCCCGTGAGCGGAGTCGTCGATCCGCCTCCTCCACCTCCACCACATCCGGCAATTGCCAGTGCAACAATCAGCACCAGCGCCAATTTGAATCCATACATCTTCACAAACCAGCCCTCCATTCGTAATAGTTGATCGCATTTAGCTTACTAGCGAGTTATATACATGAGTAATTGTACACATCTATTGAGAATCCTTCATGCCGCTGATCTATTTGTGAAATGCATCGTGGCGAGTGTTGTCATCTCTTTGAACGCGTAGGTAAGCCATGTCCCTTCCACTTTCTTCAGCAGGCAAGGAGGTATTATGATTCTGTTCTATAATCATCCATTATGCCTGTCAAAACGATCGGTCTTCTAACCAGTGGGGGTGATGCCCCCGGAATGAATGCCTGCATCGCCACGATTGCAGCGCGCGCGGAAAAGCTTGGCTTGGATGTGCGCGGGATATTTCGCGGGTTCCAGGGACTCGTAAACGCCGATACTATTCCCGTAGGCGTCGAGCTTGAGGGTCTTGCCAGGCGCGGCGGGAGCTTCCTGGGCACATCCCGCAACGGCAAGCGGGAATCCAAGCTACTGGATATGGGGATCGAAGAGGCAATGAAGCACTGCAGCATCGACGGCCTGATAGTCCTGGGCGGAGGCGGCACTCTTGAAACGCTGGGCAGGTTTGCCGTGGGCGGCGCCCCCGTTATCGGAGTGCCCTGCACGATAGACAATGACATTTATGGCACCGACTACGCGCTTGGTTTCGACTCAGCCGTCAATAAAGCGCTTAGAGCAGCCGATGAGATCATGGACACCGCCGAGAGCCTGTCGGAGCGCGTGTTCGTGATAGAAACTCTCGGCGGCACAGCTGGCCACATGGCTCTTGAGACCGCATACTCTGCCGGAGCCGACGCTGTGTTTGTCCACGAAGTCAAACCGGATATCAATGCCGCGGTCCTGAAGATAAAGACCAAGATGGATGCGGGGGGCACTCATGGGCTCGTTGTCCTGTGTGAAAACCTCGGCCTTGAAAGTATCACGAAACAGCTTGAAGAAGGCATCGGCAGGCGTGTAAGGGTTACGGTCCTCGGACATATTCTACGCGGTGGCAACCCCACTTACTTCGACCGCAACCTTGCCCGCCGGTTCGGCGAGACGGCATTCGACCTGCTTGTCTCCGGCGAGACTGAGAAAATGGTCGCCTGCGCCGGCAAAGACATATCATCAGTTCCTCTGAAGCAGATAGCAGGCAAAAAGAGAGAACTCGATCTGCATAAATACGATTTTGTGAATCAGCCTTAATCCACCTATAGTCTGCCGTGCTTCTTCCCGATATATCTATGGGCCTATGTGTCCAAATGCAAATATGAGGTTACGGCAAATGCCTGTGGGATGGACCCCGGAGATGTCCGTTGGGATAACCGAGATAGATGACCAGCACAAGGAATTGTTCAAGAGAGCAAATGTCTTGCTTGATGCAATAAAAGAAAGCAAGAGTGCGGATGATATCAGTAGGGTTGTTGCTTTTTTACAAAACTATATGGCCGGTCATTTCGATACGGAAGAAAAATATATGATGCGCTACGGCTGCCCGCAATATATCAGCCATAAAGCCCGGCATACGCTCTATGCAATGGAATTTTCCGGCATCAAACACAGCTTGATACACACAGATTCGGATGCTTCAGTATTGCTGGTAAAGAAGAGAATTGTCGATTGGCTTATAGACCATATCCAGCGTGAGGATATGTCTCTCGGCAGTTTTATCAATAGCATAAAACTAAAAAATGCAGCTTAAAGCTTAGCCATTTTAAGCATATCCACGGCAGCCAGAATAGCCGCTTTCATACTCACGGGGTTGGCGATCCCCTTCCATGCAATATCCAGAGCAGTGCCATGGTCGACCGACGTCCGCAGCACCGGAAGGCCGAGAGTGGCGGTAACTGTGCCATAGAAGTCCCGTGTCTTAGCGGCGATGTGCCCCTGGTCATGATAGAGCGAGATCACGCAGTCGAACTTGCCTTCGAGAGCCATGTTAAAGACCGAATCGGCTCCTATCGGCCCGCTTACCCTAATCCCCTCTTCCAATGCAAGTTGGACGGCCGGGGTCAGATACTTCTCTTCCTCGTCTCCAAACTGTCCGCCGTCGCTGGCATGCGGGTTCAAAGCCGCGAGAGCGATAGTCGGATTCACAAACCCGAAACCGGTCATGGCTTCATGGACGCGTCTGATGAACTTATGGACTCTCTCGATTGTGATGTAATCTATCGCCTGCTTCAGTGATAAATGGCGTGAGAGGAAGAATATACGCATATTCTCCGTGATAAAGAGAGTGAGCGGGTTTGGAGAGTCCAGATATGCCGCCAGCATCTCCGTGTGTCCTATATACTCGACTCCGGCAAGCCTGAGGGCTTCTTTATTTATTGGGGTGGTCGCAATGGCATCTATCTCACCCGCCAGTCCAAGTTCGCAAGCTCTCCTGACAAACGCGTTCGCGGCCTGACCCGCGTCAGCGCTGAGCCTGCCCGGCTCGATATCCTGCATGCCGGGCGTTTCGACATGCACTATCTCTATTGTCCCAAGCTCGCCCTTCGCGTCAGTCGGGGAGTTGATAGTTATGATAGGAACGCTTTTGCCAATGGCCTGGGCACAGCGCCTCAAAATGCCGGAGTGCCCGATCACGACCGGCACGCATTTCTGATAGACTTCCTCGTTTTCCAGCGCTCCAAGCACAATCTCAGGCCCGACGCCAGCCGGGTCGCCTAGCGTGATGCCTATTATGGGTTTTCTGTCCAAACCAGCCCTCCTGCAACAATTGCAATATTATACATCCATGTTCGAGCGGTGCAAACATAAACGGTGGATAGTGTGGAGTAAGTTCCAGGGTCCGTATAAACGGACCCCGGTTGTGGTGTTACTTGCCGCGGCGGCGGAGGAGCCTTGTAGATGCGGCAAGACCTATCATAGAGAACACAGCGGTCATGGAAGAGGGTTCGGGGACGCTCGGCACATCGGGTGCTCCAGCAGACCCATAACACCAGCCATCCCAGCATCCATCGGTTATGGTCCGGCCACTGGCTCCGGTACTCGCCATAGCCCATGAAGCGCCGTTTTCAGATGTCCAATAGTGCCACCAGTTGTCGCCTCCGCCATAGCCGATGCAACTGTCCTCGTTGTAACTGATCCCGTTTACAAAGGCGCCATAGCCGAAGTCTTTGATATCCAGATTGACGGCGCCTGCGGCATCGATTGCCTGAATCATATCGAAGCCCTTGTAAGTGCCGGTATCCCACTTGTAACCGAAAGCATAAGAGTGCGCCCCAAAGTCGATGACACAAACTGCGCTGTTGGAGCCGCTGCCTGCCCAATACTCAATGTCGGCAGATGCACTGCCAGACGCATACGCATTCGCCGATATGGCAATAAGCATCACAAATACTACCGTTAAAAAATTACGCATTCTCTTTTTCTCCTTTATATCTGATTTTAATTGGCTTGAGCACCTGAGCGTATCACGTCCAGGTCGTCAACGCTCCTGAGCTGCAAGATTGGAACCGAGTCTTGTCCTGATGTCTCGGATGATATGATTCCGGTCACCAGGACAAAGCTGTCCCGGCTCGGAGGGGTAAATTCCGGGTCAACAACAGTGCCCCAGTCCGGATTGGTGGGGTTTGCAGGATCTGAGCTTGCCGGTCTTACCCTTGGAGCCATACATTTGAGGTCGACACCGGAGCCGTCATCAATGATGAACGACTTCGACACGTCATCAATTTCTTCTACAGTCCCCCAGGTCTTTACCGGCATTCCGGTCGCGCCAAGGCCGGAGGTTATGCTCCTGTTTGACATACCAACGACTTTTACGTTACCGCTGGGCATCTGATCGGCACCCTGCGGTGGATCTATAGCGACGGCATTAATCGCCCTTTCGCCATTCACAGTGGTCATGTTGCCATAGATAGTGACCCTGCTGCCCGTATCAAGGACTCGACCGTAGACTCTTATCCCGGCTAGAGTGGTGCTATCTTGAGCATAACAGAATCGCCCGACTGCATATGTCCCCGCCGAAATCACTACATCTTTCAGGATCACATGTGCCGCGTCGGGCAGTTCTTTTGCTGCGCCGACCGATATGGGGCTGATCTTGTGGCTTACGCGCGTTACCGCATCCAGTTCGACAGAGTCCCCAGTTATCTTTACATAGCGAATCCACTTGCGCCCTGATTCGTCAGTCGGCAGAGGCAGGCTAGAAATGTCAAGCGCGGTCCCGCCGGCAGAGCCCTTGTACATATCAATCCCCTGCGCTACTGATTTCTCTCCAAAGTCGGCTTTTGTGCAATCGGTCGGCACCGGTTTGGTATAGTCCAGATCGTCCGCCCAGTTGTTTTCGATCCAGTCCCATGCCGATGCCTGTGTGGGCGCAAAGTCATCCGCATACGGAGAGGCGAAGGTGTACCAGTCGCCGTTTTCATACTGGCTGACGCTAACAGTCGCCTGCTCCCACTGCCCATCGGATGATATATTCATCTCCTCCATGTTAGTTGCGGGAAAGACGGTGCCGATGCTGGTGAACATACTGTTGCCGAATACGATCAGGTCCTTGCCGTCCCAGTTTTCCGGGTCGTCATAGATCGGCGGGTCGAACTCTACGGTGATCTGCCCGCCCGCCAGCACAGTGGCGACAAGAGGCTGGCCATCGGGCGAAAGATTATACGGAGCATACACCATGGACGCGTGAAACACACTGCCGGGAGCAATGGGCCAATAGCCCGCATCCTGAATAAGTGTGGTAGGCCTGCCCAGCGCCGCACCGGCATCGTTGTAAGGGACATTCGGGTCGAGATTGAATGTGAGACCTTCTGCAACACTTGTTGCCCAATCGGAAGCGCAGGCACCACACATAATTGCAGCCAATAAAACTGCTATGAACACTATTGTCGATATCAAACGCATACCTATTCTCCAAATACCAAATATAAAATACTAAATCTAAAATTAGTTGAGGTCATATGCCGAGTCGTCCGGCGAAAGCGCGCCGCACAATCTGTTGCCGGGCCGATATGTGTTG
The Armatimonadota bacterium DNA segment above includes these coding regions:
- a CDS encoding tRNA threonylcarbamoyladenosine dehydratase, which gives rise to MTQPNERFTRIELMLGADACARLRDSSVTVVGLGAVGSYAVEGLARAGVGRLRLVDFDKVSTSNINRQLLALTSTLGQDKCEVARERVLDINPDCKVEAICNFLDGETALDLIGESPDLVIDAIDALNPKVELISAVRNREIPLICCLGAALRSDPTMIRINTLEHVHHCPLGRAVRQRLRRRGMPIDFACVFSDEPLPRPLPIAPPIEIINEDHIISRGRARNTLGSMPTITGMFGLTAANLAITMLAAGPDYLNTCADRSHCI
- a CDS encoding ATP-dependent 6-phosphofructokinase — its product is MPVKTIGLLTSGGDAPGMNACIATIAARAEKLGLDVRGIFRGFQGLVNADTIPVGVELEGLARRGGSFLGTSRNGKRESKLLDMGIEEAMKHCSIDGLIVLGGGGTLETLGRFAVGGAPVIGVPCTIDNDIYGTDYALGFDSAVNKALRAADEIMDTAESLSERVFVIETLGGTAGHMALETAYSAGADAVFVHEVKPDINAAVLKIKTKMDAGGTHGLVVLCENLGLESITKQLEEGIGRRVRVTVLGHILRGGNPTYFDRNLARRFGETAFDLLVSGETEKMVACAGKDISSVPLKQIAGKKRELDLHKYDFVNQP
- a CDS encoding TatD family hydrolase — its product is MPGLIDSHIHLTDFDPGTDIAALVSQAFENGVTHMVCNGTSEADWTQVQRVAEECPGVIPCFGLHPWFVVRRSKEWLSILEKLVRDHKCGVGETGLDRCADLLDKDAQEEAFRAQLDLAYRYDRPAMVHCVRSWGWLMDVLRSTQRLPRMVVHAFGGSTDMIKCLADMGAYFSFSATVLNDNFKRARTALFAAPPDRLLVETDAPNMVPPEPFRVYRLTGISGEMNHPANLATITNGIADLLGEEPDALRELLWSNAREFLGDLIKQ
- a CDS encoding bacteriohemerythrin, yielding MPVGWTPEMSVGITEIDDQHKELFKRANVLLDAIKESKSADDISRVVAFLQNYMAGHFDTEEKYMMRYGCPQYISHKARHTLYAMEFSGIKHSLIHTDSDASVLLVKKRIVDWLIDHIQREDMSLGSFINSIKLKNAA
- a CDS encoding L,D-transpeptidase, whose amino-acid sequence is MRAVMILLWIIASAAPGLGQVLSLTGPNRQAMIEGVTYTITWHAIGIDSIRVIAYGTRTPLGETSRGDFEIVIADNVPANESRVNWTVPWVDSIEMIIAIDGYDESGQPAATDERNYAFRPAVMAYRFADGIYLDLHDRSDQRLYIQSNHGITHVYISSSSRNYLWMPPGRHLNIPHDHAGVFRVLDKIPNYWSRLFDVPMPYAMRYLGGHFIHATSPDMYEYLGGPASSGCNRLTEYDARALYAMTPVGTRVEVIGPGG
- the pdxA gene encoding 4-hydroxythreonine-4-phosphate dehydrogenase PdxA encodes the protein MDRKPIIGITLGDPAGVGPEIVLGALENEEVYQKCVPVVIGHSGILRRCAQAIGKSVPIITINSPTDAKGELGTIEIVHVETPGMQDIEPGRLSADAGQAANAFVRRACELGLAGEIDAIATTPINKEALRLAGVEYIGHTEMLAAYLDSPNPLTLFITENMRIFFLSRHLSLKQAIDYITIERVHKFIRRVHEAMTGFGFVNPTIALAALNPHASDGGQFGDEEEKYLTPAVQLALEEGIRVSGPIGADSVFNMALEGKFDCVISLYHDQGHIAAKTRDFYGTVTATLGLPVLRTSVDHGTALDIAWKGIANPVSMKAAILAAVDMLKMAKL